TGAGGCTCAAAATCCGTCCTGAGGCATTTTTTGAGCGAGTATAGCGCTGAACACGGCATTCTTGCTGAAATCGGGGCTGAAAACCTTTTTAAACCGAAAAACCCGTAGTAGATACTGGAGAGAATGAAAAGGAGGTGAGAGAGATGATATGGCCGATAGCCATGTACGAGTACATGTTCACGCGTGAGAGGGAGAAGAGAAAGAAGCCCATACCCGAGGAGCTCGAGTACGTCGAGATGCTCCAGTGAAGTATTTAAGCGGTCTTTTCTATTTCCCCCGGTGGTGCTATGAGGATTCATCACGAGTGCGTTGCCTGCGCGATAAACCAGTGTCAGAAAATCGTCGAGATGAGCTTAACCGATGAAAATTCCCGCAGGGATGCGATGTTGTTTTCGCTCAAGCGCGCCTCCGAGCTGTTCTCAAAGGACTCAATTCCTGCAGTCGTTGGGGGATTGCTCTTCCTCGACCTCTACGAGTTCATTGGGAACGACGACCCTTTCAGGGACTACAAGCGCCTTTCAAACGAGATGGCAAAGGGACTTGTGGGCCACTTTGAGGATTCCGACCTTAAAACCGCACTAAAGCTCGCGATAGCCGGAAACGTCGTGGACTTTTCAACGGGCTACAACCCTGAGAAGCTTGAGGAGGACATCAGAAAGGTTCTCGAGGAGAGCCTTCGTATAGACCACAGCGATGAGCTCTTCACGAGACTGAAGCGCGCTGGGGTTCTTCTCTACCTCGTTGACAACTGCGGTGAGATATACTTCGACAGGCTATTCCTCGGGAAGCTGAGAGAGGAGTTTCCGAACCTTAAAATAATCGTTGCGGGTAAGGCCGGCCCGATAATAAACGATGCAACCGTTGAAGACCTCCTTGAGGCAGGCTTCGAAGGAATTGCTGAGGTCATCTCAACGGGCTCGAGACTGCCGGGCACTCCAATCGAGCACGTTTCAGAGGAGTTCCTTGAGGTTTTCCGCTCGGCGGACGTCGTCATTGCTAAGGGGCAGGCCAACTTCGAGACCCTGAGTGAACTTCGGGACTCCAGAATCTTCTTTCTGCTCAAGGCCAAATGCCCGGCAATCGCGAGGGAAATCGGGGTCCCAATAGGCTCCCTCCTCTGCTTTAACCCTGCTCTTCGTTGATTGTCGATATTATTTTTAACGAATGTCTATCAGAAAGCCTTTTATACTTTGAAGTGGTACATAGTAACGGTGATAGGCTATGGCAACCGTTATTAAGCGTGACCCCTCAAAGTTTTTGAGAGAGATGAAGACCCACTACGGGGACGTATGGCGCATGCCGTCAAGCAGGTACCTTCTTCAGCCCGATTTCGTTGTAGTTGACCCCAAAACCGGAAAGAAGACCAAGGTCAGCTTCGTGTCCCTTGACGATGGAGAAGTGGTTGGAGTCGTTTACGACGACCTCGGATGATTTCGTCTTTTGCCTTACCCACTTCTGACTTTGGCCGGAAATCATAAATAGGATTCTGTGTTACCTAACTTGGTGGGAGCATGTCGGTT
The Thermococcus sp. 21S9 DNA segment above includes these coding regions:
- a CDS encoding damage-control phosphatase, encoding MRIHHECVACAINQCQKIVEMSLTDENSRRDAMLFSLKRASELFSKDSIPAVVGGLLFLDLYEFIGNDDPFRDYKRLSNEMAKGLVGHFEDSDLKTALKLAIAGNVVDFSTGYNPEKLEEDIRKVLEESLRIDHSDELFTRLKRAGVLLYLVDNCGEIYFDRLFLGKLREEFPNLKIIVAGKAGPIINDATVEDLLEAGFEGIAEVISTGSRLPGTPIEHVSEEFLEVFRSADVVIAKGQANFETLSELRDSRIFFLLKAKCPAIAREIGVPIGSLLCFNPALR